A stretch of Acipenser ruthenus chromosome 1, fAciRut3.2 maternal haplotype, whole genome shotgun sequence DNA encodes these proteins:
- the LOC117420696 gene encoding annexin A10-like — protein sequence MQGTIYPPQDFNPGMDAEMLYGAFQGMGCDKDVLIDILTQRSNAQRLMIAEAYREVYGRDLIADLKENLSDHFKQVMVGLMYPPVLYDVHELWHAMKAAGTDENCLIDILASRTNEEIYRIKEAYSLEYNSDLQQDLYSETSGHFRDTLINLAQGVRAQGYADPVMAAQDAMVLWEACQQKTGGHKNMLQMILCNKSYQQLWMVFQEFQSISGQDIVCAIRSCYDGYFQELCVAIILCLRDRSSYFAYRLYNAIHELGFHNKTVIRILVSRSEVDLMNIRRRYKERYGKSLFHDIKHYASGHYERALIALLAGDVEDY from the exons ATGCAAGGCACCATTTACCCACCCCAGGACTTTAATCCTGGTATGGATGCAGAGATGTTATATGGAGCCTTTCAAGGAATGG GATGTGACAAAGATGTGCTGATTGACATTCTGACACAGCGCAGCAATGCTCAGAGACTAATGATTGCAGAGGCCTACAGAGAGGTGTATGGCAGG gaCCTGATCGCTGACCTTAAGGAAAATCTGTCTGACCACTTCAAACAAGTCATGGTTGGCCTGATGTATCCACCAGTGCTCTATGATGTTCATGAGTTATGGCATGCCATGAAG GCAGCAGGAACAGATGAGAACTGCCTCATTGATATTCTTGCCTCAAGAACAAACGAGGAGATCTATAGGATCAAAGAAGCTTACTCCTTGG AGTACAATAGTGACCTTCAGCAAGACTTGTATTCTGAAACTTCGGGACACTTCAGAGACACACTGATTAATCTTGCTCAG GGAGTCAGAGCGCAAGGGTATGCAGATCCAGTCATGGCTGCTCAGGATGCTATG GTTCTATGGGAGGCTTGCCAGCAGAAAACAGGGGGCCATAAAAACATGCTGCAAATGATCCTGTGTAACAAGAGCTACCAGCAGCTGTGGATGG ttttccAGGAATTCCAAAGTATTTCTGGCCAGGACATTGTATGTGCTATACGTTCATGCTATGATGGGTATTTTCAAGAACTTTGTGTTGCAATCA TTCTCTGTCTCCGAGATAGATCGTCATATTTTGCATACAGACTCTACAATGCCATACAC GAACTGGGCTTTCATAATAAAACTGTTATAAGGATCCTGGTTTCTAGAAGTGAAGTGGATCTCATGAACATTAGAAGGAGGTACAAGGAAAGATATGGAAAGTCCCTCTTTCATGATATAAAG CACTATGCCTCTGGACATTATGAAAGAGCTTTAATTGCCCTCCTTGCTGGCGATGTTGAAGACTACTAA